From Candidatus Eremiobacteraceae bacterium:
CTCTGCGTGCTGACCGGTGCCGATCCGCGCACGTATTTGGAACCGCAAAATCCCGCGCAGATAAAAATTTTGGAACTGTGCGCGCGCGTTTCCGGGCAGCGGGTCGCGGACTTCGTTCTCGGCGTCGACGGCTGCGGCATTCCGGTGTATGCGACGCCGCTGCGCAATGCCGCGCTTTCGTTCATGCATTTGGCTACGCTGAAAGGGATCGACGAGCGCGACGCCGCCGCCCTGCAGATCGTCCGTGACGCAATGATCGCCCATCCGGAGTACGTCTCGGGAACGGGCGAATTCGATACGCGGTTGATGCTCGCCGGTGCCGGTTCCGTGGCCACGAAGGGCGGCGCGGAAGGCGTGAGCGGCACAGCGTTTATCGGAGCAGGCGTCGGGTTGGTATGTAAAGTTTTGGATGGGGCGGCTCGCGGCCGCGCGCCTGCCGTGCTTTCCGCTATCAGGCAGCTTGGCCTATTGCCGGAGTCCGCTCTGACCAATCTCGCGGATTTGGAACGGCCGGTAGTATATAATCGAGCGGGGCGCGCCGTCGGTGAGGTGCGTGCCGCAAGTACCGTCGCCATCTTAAAAGCGAGTACATCGATCTAAATTGTCTAACTATCTGCAGCTGTTGCGCGAGCGGGTGCTCGTGTTCGACGGCGCCATGGGCACGCAAGTCATGGCGCTCGAGTTGACCGCCGACGATTTCGGCGGCGCGAAATATCACGGATGCAACGAAGCGCTCGTGCTCACGCGTCCGCAGATCATCCGCAGTATTCACGAGTCGTACCTCGAAGCCGGCGCGGACGTCGTCGAAACCGATACGTTCACGGCGTCGCGCTTGAAACTCGACGAGTACGGCTTGGGCGATCGCGTAGCCGATATCAATCACGGCGCGGCGCAGATTGCGCGAGCAGCGTGCGATGCGTTCAGCACACCGCAGCGGCCGCGCTTCGTCGCGGGCTCTATGGGCCCGACCGGGATGCTCGTTTCTTCGTCGGATCCCTCGCTCTCGAAGATCAGCTTCGAAGAACTTGCGAACATCTACGGCGAGCAAGCGCGTCATTTGGTCGAAGGCGGCGTCGACCTGCTGCTGCTGGAAACGATGCAGGATCTGCTCGAACTCAAAGCCGCGATCGCCGGCATCGTTCGCGAATTCGAGCGTGGCATGCGCCGCGTGCCGATTCAAGCGCAGCCGACGCTCATCACCGAGGGGCGGATGCTGCTGGGTACGGATATCCGTGCGATTTGTGCGACGCTCGGTGCGTTGCCGGTTGACGTCATCGGCTTGAATTGCTCGACGGGACCTGCGCAAATGCGCGATCCGGTGCGCTATTTGAGCGAGATGTCCGACCGGTTCATCAGCGTCATTCCAAATGCCGGATTGCCGCTCATGGGTCCCAAGGGCGAAACGATTTATCCGGAAACGCCCGAAGAACTTGCGGCCGAACTCGGGGATTTCGTGCGCGAATTCGGCGTCAACGTCGTCGGCGGCTGCTGCGGTACGACGCCAGCCCATATCAAGGCGATCGTCGATGCCGTCGGGCGCGCGCAGGGACGCGCACCTGCGCCGAAGCCGCTGCAATACGTCGCGTCGGCGATGACCGCGCTTTCGCTCGAACAAGAGCCGCGGCCGCTCCTCGTCGGCGAGCGCATCAACGCACAAGGTTCGCGCAAACTCAAGAAGTTGCTGCTCGAAGACCGATACGACGACATCGCGGTGCTCGCGCGCGATCAGGTCGAGGGCGGCGCGCACGTGCTCGACGTCTGCTGCGCGCTCACCGAGCGCACCGACGAAGACGAGCAGATGCGCACGCTCGTGCGCAAGATCGCACAATCGGTGGAAGCGCCGCTGATGATCGACTCCACCGAGCCGCGCGTCATCAAAGCGGCGCTCGAAAACTATCCGGGGCGCGCCATCATCAATTCGGTGCACCTGGAGAGCGGCCGCGCGAAGGTCGACTCCGTTCTGCCGTCGGTCAAAGAGCACGGCGCAGCCGTCATTGCGCTTACGATTGACGAGAGCGGCATGGCCAAGACTGCGCAGCGCAAGCGAGACGTCGCGCAACGCATCTACGAAATCGTCGTCGGCGAATATGGATTGCCGCCCGGCGCACTGATCTTTGACGACCTCACCTTCACGCTGGCGACGGGGGATGCGGAATACATCGAATCGGCGATCGAGACGATCGACGGTATTCGCGCGATAAAAGAGGCTCTGCCGGGCGTACTGACGTCGCTCGGCGTGAGCAACGTGTCGTTCGGCCTCAAGCCGCAAGCGCGTGCCGCGCTCAATTCGGTGTTTCTGCATCACTGCGTGCAGGCGGGCCTCGACCTGGCGCTCGTGAATCCGAAAGAGATCACGCCGTACGCCGAAGTCGACGCGACGGAGCGCGAGCTGTGCGACGATCTGGTGTTCAACCGGCGCCAGGACGCGCTGCAGCGGCTCATCGAGCACTTCG
This genomic window contains:
- a CDS encoding asparaginase; translated protein: MSNQPWCSSWGVEVTRDGLVESFHHVAACALDERGNVIFSAGDVDAPVFLRSTAKPFIAATAIEAGARERFSLEPHEIAVMAASHTGQPFHIDAVRSILRKIGMHESSLLCGPHAPYNEEAAQQLRAAGITPGPVYNNCSGKHAGILALCVLTGADPRTYLEPQNPAQIKILELCARVSGQRVADFVLGVDGCGIPVYATPLRNAALSFMHLATLKGIDERDAAALQIVRDAMIAHPEYVSGTGEFDTRLMLAGAGSVATKGGAEGVSGTAFIGAGVGLVCKVLDGAARGRAPAVLSAIRQLGLLPESALTNLADLERPVVYNRAGRAVGEVRAASTVAILKASTSI
- a CDS encoding homocysteine S-methyltransferase family protein, which translates into the protein MSNYLQLLRERVLVFDGAMGTQVMALELTADDFGGAKYHGCNEALVLTRPQIIRSIHESYLEAGADVVETDTFTASRLKLDEYGLGDRVADINHGAAQIARAACDAFSTPQRPRFVAGSMGPTGMLVSSSDPSLSKISFEELANIYGEQARHLVEGGVDLLLLETMQDLLELKAAIAGIVREFERGMRRVPIQAQPTLITEGRMLLGTDIRAICATLGALPVDVIGLNCSTGPAQMRDPVRYLSEMSDRFISVIPNAGLPLMGPKGETIYPETPEELAAELGDFVREFGVNVVGGCCGTTPAHIKAIVDAVGRAQGRAPAPKPLQYVASAMTALSLEQEPRPLLVGERINAQGSRKLKKLLLEDRYDDIAVLARDQVEGGAHVLDVCCALTERTDEDEQMRTLVRKIAQSVEAPLMIDSTEPRVIKAALENYPGRAIINSVHLESGRAKVDSVLPSVKEHGAAVIALTIDESGMAKTAQRKRDVAQRIYEIVVGEYGLPPGALIFDDLTFTLATGDAEYIESAIETIDGIRAIKEALPGVLTSLGVSNVSFGLKPQARAALNSVFLHHCVQAGLDLALVNPKEITPYAEVDATERELCDDLVFNRRQDALQRLIEHFEAAGGAVQSTGPAKDDDQDAPPELRIHNAILRRRKDGIE